The genomic segment ACCGGCTAAGTAGGTCTTGGTATCCACATATTGAAGCTGGGAGAGCCACTCATATGACTGCACACGGTCAAAATACTGCATGAAAATCGGCGCTGCATCGTCTATCCGCTGCAGCTCACGTTGATAGTCACGAGTTAACAACCGATGCAGCGTGACAGGCGGGAGATACGAAATGCTATCTAAATATCGCGCCGGGCCAGGCAGCGACATGTTTCGCAAAAGATTCTTTCCCTTCGCGCCATCCGGCAATAATCCAGAAACTGTGCCCAGCAGATTCCGCGCTAACCCGGGAAGCTGTCGACGCTGTCGAGCAAGATCAATCTGATAACGATCGTACCCGGCAAACATCTCATCGCCCCCATCCCCACTCAAGGCAACCGTGACCTGCTCAGCTGCCGCGCGTGACACATGATAGGTCGGAATAGCAGAGGAGTCTCCAAATGGCTCATCAAAGTGCGAGACGAGACGGGGGATCAGATCGCAGGACTCTGGCCCTACGATGAATTCATGATGATCTGTGCCCAAATGACTCGCAACCCGCCGCGCATAGGGCAACTCATTATACGCTTCTTGCTGAAACCCGATCGCAAAGGTTGATACTGGCCGACTCATTTCCTGAGCCATCAACGCCACGGTCAAACTTGAATCAATCCCGCCACTAAGGAAGGCTCCCAGAGGCACCTCACTCATCAGTCGCACTCTCGTCGCGTCCCGCAGGTGATATTCTAGCCGCTCAAGCGCCGCACCCTCTGTAATCGCTTGCGGATCAGGCGTTTTCGGCAAACACCCGTCCCAATATGATTTGACGGACAGACACCCTCCTGTCAGACTTAAACAATGACCTGGGGGTAGCTTATGAATATCTTGGAAGATGGTAAGGGGATCAGGTATATAGAAGTAGCGTAAGTAATATAACAGCCCCTCGGCATTCAGGGTCGGCAAGACATCGGGATGCGCTAGAATCCCTTTGATCTCTGACCCGAATACAAGCTGGCCATTTCGCCACCAATAATAAAGCGGCTTGACCCCCAAGCGGTCACGGGCAATAAACACACGATCGCGCGTTCGATCCCAAATGGCAAAGGCAAACATACCACGGAGATGGTCAACGCAAGCATCCCCATACTCCTCATAAAGATGAACGATGACCTCTGTATCGGAATCTGTCTTAAACCGATGACCTCGCCGGATCAAATCTTTCGATAAATCTTGATAATTGTAGATTTCTCCGTTGAATACGATCCAGATCGTGCCTGCTTCGTTACTGATAGGCTGATGGCCAGTACTCAATGCAATAATACTGAGCCGCCGCATCCCAATCCCGACTAACCCATCGACAAAGATTCCCTGATCATTCGGGCCGCGATGCAGGATGCTCCTGCACATGGCATGGACAATCCGTTCATCTGCAGGGCGGCCTGCAGATCCATTGACATATCCGACAATCCCACACATCGAAACTTCACGACTCCTTCCGACAAGCCGTCTCAGCGCTTTATACTACACCCCTCGTTCACTCGCCCAAGGACAATACCTCTGCGTCAGAGAAACAACCGCCTGAGCCCAGTATCGACGCTGGCAATGGACTGGCGCGCAACTATTAGAAGATACGTGCAGCCAGAAATAACGGCTAACATAAACAGAAAAGTGCCCAGCCCACCTCCGTGGAGAGGGAAGGCCGTGACGAGGCCTTGCCCCACAAACCGATGAAACACAAACGCACAGAGGGCATAGGTCCCCAACAGGCGAAGCGGTTCAACCATAAAGCGTTCAGACCACCAGGCCGTAATGAGTCCCCCAAACGCGATCACTCCGAGAAACATCACCTCGGACCGAACGAATGGCAATAGGGCGTGCTGCCACTGGCTTACACCAGACCAAAGCGCTCCCTCCATTGCGACGCTTCCCATAACAGCCAATAGGCCTGACGACAGAATGATACCGGCCGATACGACTGTTCCCCATGACCATCCCATTCTCTGACAGGCGTGAAGAATTCGCGCGTTGACATAGCCCAACACCCCATATGCGATAAACCCCAAAACTGAAAACCCCCCCAGGCCCACCAGCAGAATATTCCTCACATGTTCAATCGCTGGTATTTCCACAGTGAACTGTTTCAATATCATCGTGAGAGACACGATGGCGGCGAACCACACAAGCCCTCCTAGCTTGCCGATTCGTTGTTCCGAAGAATACATCAGCGGCAACAGTGGAAGCACGAGTGCGATGGGGAAAAGGACACCGGAGATATTGTACTCCGTGTGTAAAGTAATCAATCCAAGAAACCATGAGGCGAGCATCGCAAAATCCGGCTTCTGCGTGACATACAACTTCCCTAGCCCGAGTAATAAATTAGACCAGAACATCACGAGCAACAGTTCACCGGATCGTTTCCATAAGCGCCTGGGTTGAGGAAGACCTGCATTCGCATCATAGCGGACTCCAATAGTATATCCGGCCATCATGGCAAACCCGGTGGTCGCAATCTCAAGAATCCACAATCTCTGAATCGGGTCTCGAATGGACGGCGTACAGGGAGTTGCCGCATGCACGACAAACATCAGCAGGACCAGCACGCCTCGCGACACATCAATATAGTCGATGCGTCCGGCGTTCGAGGGCAACCCAGAAATAGCCGGCGCTGATTCCGCAAACTGAACCGTCATTCGCTCATCCAAATGAGGTATGCACCCTTCACCGTCTGCGCAATCTGCCGAGTACGCTACGAAGGGTTATCCTGCGTGAGCTTCAGCGCTCGCCCTATTGGCTCGACCAACGCCTCAGCCACCACACGATTGCCTTCATCGCTCAGATGCATCGTATCCTGGAACAGCCCATCTTTCTTCCGCA from the Nitrospira sp. genome contains:
- the asnB gene encoding asparagine synthase (glutamine-hydrolyzing); the protein is MCGIVGYVNGSAGRPADERIVHAMCRSILHRGPNDQGIFVDGLVGIGMRRLSIIALSTGHQPISNEAGTIWIVFNGEIYNYQDLSKDLIRRGHRFKTDSDTEVIVHLYEEYGDACVDHLRGMFAFAIWDRTRDRVFIARDRLGVKPLYYWWRNGQLVFGSEIKGILAHPDVLPTLNAEGLLYYLRYFYIPDPLTIFQDIHKLPPGHCLSLTGGCLSVKSYWDGCLPKTPDPQAITEGAALERLEYHLRDATRVRLMSEVPLGAFLSGGIDSSLTVALMAQEMSRPVSTFAIGFQQEAYNELPYARRVASHLGTDHHEFIVGPESCDLIPRLVSHFDEPFGDSSAIPTYHVSRAAAEQVTVALSGDGGDEMFAGYDRYQIDLARQRRQLPGLARNLLGTVSGLLPDGAKGKNLLRNMSLPGPARYLDSISYLPPVTLHRLLTRDYQRELQRIDDAAPIFMQYFDRVQSYEWLSQLQYVDTKTYLAGDVLTKVDRMSMANSLEVRSPLLDHRLIEEVAGYPSHFKLRQGVSKYLLKKLARKYLPADIVDRPKQGFGVPLEYWFAGDFHHYIRDTLLSSSARARPYFNAPVTESIINRHAAGEKSLSAVIWNLLVLETWFQMYLDRSSITQS